The Impatiens glandulifera chromosome 8, dImpGla2.1, whole genome shotgun sequence genome includes a window with the following:
- the LOC124911761 gene encoding protein SRG1-like yields MKQVPARYIRRLDLHQDDDNDFAPPNIVDSSSLLDQIPVIDLHALLFSSDHDLFQSELHKLDDACKNWGFFHLVNHGVSTSLVKQMKSEIEQFFDSPMEEKTKLEQEPGDVQGYGQAFVFSDQQKLDWCDMLYLLTLPLHLRKPRLWKNLPPSFSETLKEYSSELSKLFMKVLNLLAKILNIDEEEIEDLFEEGMQSSRINYYPPCPQPDLVNGLTPHSDPVGLTILLQVNNVDGLQIQHNGSWVPIKPLPEAFIVNIGDALEIISNGAYKSIEHRAIVHSEVERRMSIATFITPRLDGKVGPAKSLTCPKTGTGTAPQFCTVSVIDFIKGYIGRELDRKFNVDVLRIKGKEDEGDPKEK; encoded by the exons ATGAAACAAGTTCCGGCGAGGTACATACGACGTCTTGATCTTCATCAAGACGACGATAATGATTTTGCACCGCCCAATATTGTCGATTCTTCCAGTTTACTAGATCAAATCCCTGTCATCGACTTGCATGCACTGCTTTTCTCTTCAGATCATGATTTGTTTCAATCTGAACTCCACAAACTGGACGATGCCTGCAAAAATTGGGGATTCTTTCAT TTGGTTAATCATGGTGTAAGCACTTCACTTGTGAAGCAAATGAAATCAGAAATAGAACAATTCTTCGATTCTCCCATGGAGGAGAAGACTAAGCTTGAACAAGAACCAGGGGATGTACAAGGCTATGGCCAAGCTTTTGTTTTCTCCGACCAGCAGAAGCTCGACTGGTGCGACATGTTGTACCTGCTTACTCTTCCTCTTCATTTGAGAAAACCTCGACTTTGGAAAAATCTCCCACCTTCTTTCAG TGAAACGCTAAAAGAATATTCATCGGAGCTAAGCAAACTGTTCATGAAGGTGCTAAACCTACTCGCGAAAATACTAAACATAGATGAGGAGGAAATTGAGGATTTATTTGAAGAAGGGATGCAATCGTCGAGGATCAACTATTACCCACCTTGCCCCCAACCAGACCTGGTCAACGGTCTAACTCCACACTCAGACCCAGTCGGGCTCACCATCCTCCTTCAGGTCAACAATGTCGATGGTTTACAAATACAACATAATGGTTCGTGGGTTCCAATCAAACCACTTCCAGAAGCATTCATTGTCAATATTGGCGATGCTTTAGAG ATAATTAGCAATGGAGCATACAAGAGCATTGAACATAGGGCGATTGTTCATTCAGAAGTGGAGAGGAGGATGTCTATAGCGACGTTTATCACTCCAAGATTGGACGGGAAGGTTGGTCCAGCCAAAAGCTTGACGTGCCCTAAAACTGGAACAGGAACGGCGCCACAATTCTGCACCGTAAGTGTAATCGATTTCATCAAGGGATATATTGGCCGTGAACTAGACCGTAAATTCAATGTGGATGTATTGAGAATCAAAGGCAAGGAGGATGAAGGTGATCCAAAAGagaaatga